The following are from one region of the Chloracidobacterium sp. genome:
- the rpmA gene encoding 50S ribosomal protein L27 yields MAHKKGVGSSRNGRDSNAQRLGLKKFGGEHVLGGNILARQRGTKWKPGNNVGRGKDDTLFSLIEGFVKFEDKGRRGKFISVYAEGAAELAAKAV; encoded by the coding sequence ATGGCACATAAGAAAGGCGTTGGTTCATCTCGAAACGGCCGCGACTCAAACGCACAGCGGCTTGGATTGAAGAAATTTGGCGGCGAGCACGTACTCGGCGGAAATATCCTGGCGCGTCAACGCGGCACAAAGTGGAAGCCGGGCAACAATGTCGGCCGTGGAAAGGACGATACCCTTTTCTCGTTGATCGAAGGCTTTGTGAAGTTCGAGGACAAAGGGCGTCGGGGCAAGTTCATTAGCGTCTACGCCGAAGGTGCGGCTGAGTTGGCCGCTAAAGCCGTTTAG
- a CDS encoding ABC transporter permease: protein MAFDTLRQHKLRSFLTILGVVIGTTTVIVIAAFVSGIDSRVSKEIEAFGTNSVYAFKFEPGFNFNPSMEERTRKPLREEDADAIRSECSSCEFVSPFMSPVDFTAGPFTERVNIRNKEIEMTNATVQGAAADYFRMGVSHLREGRYFTSEEEQRRAEVAVIGIDIANTLFPFSNALDQQIQIEGRNYRVIGVLQEREIFLVGSEDPNNENKAVYLPFKTIKQLYPANEDCFIMATAKPGRLNEALEEIRLILRRQRQVPSGKPDNFGVQTSDEIVKQFGAITSGIFILMVAISSVGLLIGGIGVMNVMLVSVTERTKEIGVRKAIGARKADIITQFLIEAVTLTAFGGVLGILLGVGLSLLIQVILPTYIPLWAPFVGFGVSVSIGLVFGLLPAWKAARLDPIDALRHE, encoded by the coding sequence ATGGCCTTCGACACTCTGCGTCAGCATAAGCTCCGTTCATTTTTGACAATTTTAGGAGTTGTCATAGGTACCACGACAGTGATCGTAATAGCGGCATTTGTCTCCGGGATCGACTCGCGAGTTTCCAAAGAGATCGAGGCATTTGGGACGAATTCTGTATACGCATTCAAGTTCGAACCTGGCTTCAACTTCAACCCGTCAATGGAGGAGCGAACACGAAAACCGCTACGCGAGGAGGACGCCGATGCGATCCGGTCCGAATGCAGCAGCTGCGAATTCGTCAGTCCGTTCATGTCGCCGGTTGACTTTACCGCAGGGCCTTTTACCGAAAGGGTCAACATTCGAAACAAAGAGATCGAGATGACCAACGCGACCGTGCAGGGAGCCGCAGCCGACTATTTCCGCATGGGCGTCTCACATCTCAGGGAAGGGCGCTATTTCACGTCCGAGGAAGAGCAAAGGCGAGCCGAAGTTGCCGTGATAGGTATCGACATCGCCAACACCTTGTTTCCTTTTTCGAACGCCCTGGACCAGCAGATCCAGATCGAAGGCCGCAATTACCGCGTGATCGGGGTGCTGCAGGAGCGCGAGATATTTCTCGTCGGTTCGGAGGATCCGAACAATGAGAATAAGGCTGTTTATCTGCCATTCAAGACGATCAAACAGCTTTATCCGGCAAACGAAGACTGCTTCATTATGGCAACCGCCAAGCCCGGTCGACTGAACGAGGCTCTGGAGGAAATACGTTTGATCTTAAGGCGGCAGAGACAAGTCCCATCCGGTAAACCGGACAATTTCGGGGTCCAAACCTCGGACGAGATCGTAAAACAGTTCGGAGCAATAACGAGCGGGATATTTATTCTGATGGTCGCGATCTCGAGTGTTGGTCTGTTGATCGGCGGGATCGGCGTAATGAATGTGATGCTCGTGTCAGTCACCGAACGGACAAAAGAGATCGGTGTCCGAAAAGCGATCGGAGCTCGTAAAGCAGACATCATCACGCAGTTCCTTATTGAGGCTGTAACGTTAACGGCATTTGGCGGAGTGCTCGGAATTCTACTTGGCGTCGGGCTTTCGCTGCTGATCCAGGTCATCTTGCCGACCTACATTCCATTGTGGGCGCCATTCGTTGGTTTTGGCGTATCGGTCAGCATCGGGTTGGTCTTCGGATTACTTCCGGCATGGAAGGCCGCCCGACTGGACCCGATCGACGCACTTAGACACGAATAG
- a CDS encoding ABC transporter permease: MSFLEALKLAFASILAHKLRSFLTLLGLIFGVATVIVVVSLIEGFNKYVDDKIANIGTNAFSVQRFSIDDYSSVEALNAARRRNKDVSVEDLMALKNLGGSVKDAGGKSSSIADLKFGDKTLKNVQINGTTPNIAEIEKTGVDAGRYLIDAEEESRRFVCFLGSEIAEKLFPRDNPLGKTIKIDGRTFTVVGVGAALGSAFGQSRDMYVSMPLSTFLSIYGIRRSISISVTSTSPETYPEAIEEARTLMRVRRKLEPSEKDNFGIVTPSAINELRDKIFGTIQVVAIGVTSISLIVGGIVIMNIMLVSVTERTKEIGIRKSIGARRGDILKQFLAESTTLALCGGAIGVAIAYLIAKLVAVTFSVPTELPVAWVMVALFVSSSVGLISGVFPAWKAAGLDPIEALRAD, encoded by the coding sequence ATGTCTTTCCTTGAAGCCCTCAAGCTCGCATTCGCCTCGATCCTGGCGCACAAACTGCGTTCATTTCTGACGCTTCTTGGTCTCATTTTTGGCGTTGCAACGGTGATCGTCGTCGTTTCTCTCATTGAGGGATTTAACAAGTACGTCGACGACAAGATCGCCAATATCGGTACCAATGCGTTCAGCGTTCAGCGTTTCTCGATCGACGATTATTCAAGCGTCGAAGCTCTCAATGCCGCTCGGAGGCGCAATAAAGACGTTAGCGTCGAAGATCTAATGGCACTGAAAAACCTCGGTGGCTCTGTCAAGGATGCCGGTGGTAAGTCTTCATCGATAGCCGATCTAAAGTTTGGCGACAAGACGCTCAAAAATGTCCAGATAAACGGAACGACTCCAAACATTGCAGAGATCGAGAAGACCGGGGTCGATGCCGGCAGATACCTCATCGACGCTGAAGAAGAATCGAGAAGATTTGTTTGTTTTCTCGGATCCGAGATCGCTGAGAAGCTGTTTCCTCGTGACAATCCACTCGGCAAAACGATCAAGATCGACGGCCGTACCTTCACGGTCGTTGGGGTCGGTGCGGCGCTCGGTTCGGCATTTGGGCAAAGCCGCGACATGTACGTTTCTATGCCGCTTTCGACGTTTCTGTCGATCTATGGCATACGCCGTTCGATCTCGATCTCGGTGACGTCAACAAGTCCTGAAACCTACCCAGAAGCTATCGAAGAGGCACGGACATTGATGCGCGTACGCCGGAAGCTCGAACCGTCGGAAAAGGACAATTTCGGAATCGTGACGCCGAGCGCCATAAACGAGCTTCGCGACAAGATCTTCGGTACCATTCAGGTCGTCGCCATAGGCGTGACGTCGATCTCGCTGATCGTTGGCGGCATCGTGATCATGAATATCATGCTTGTCAGCGTGACCGAGCGAACAAAGGAGATCGGTATCCGAAAAAGTATCGGAGCAAGACGCGGCGACATCTTAAAGCAGTTTCTTGCTGAATCGACAACTCTGGCTCTCTGTGGCGGGGCAATAGGGGTCGCGATCGCTTATTTGATCGCCAAGCTTGTTGCTGTCACGTTCTCGGTTCCGACAGAACTGCCGGTGGCCTGGGTGATGGTCGCGCTCTTCGTTTCAAGCAGCGTTGGATTGATCTCTGGGGTCTTTCCGGCATGGAAAGCGGCCGGACTCGATCCGATCGAAGCCTTGAGGGCAGATTAG
- the obgE gene encoding GTPase ObgE — protein MFLDRVKIKVMAGDGGNGVTAFRREKFVPRGGPSGGDGGVGGSVWVESTEGLNTLLHLRYNPEHKAERGRHGEGSNRSGKDGSDAIVKVPVGTQVFDVETSELLFDFTEPGQRFLAAKGGKGGWGNAHFATPTRRAPKFHYTGRPGEEKELQLELKLIADVGLVGFPNAGKSTLISVISAAKPKIADYPFTTLEPNLGVVDVGDYKTFVVADIPGLIEGASTGAGLGDRFLRHVERTKLILHLVDVSSLSGRDPVKDYQTINTELAAYDPELAARPQIVVATKIDALDEPERLESLKIRAEQDGKQFLAISSVANTGIKELVFEVVKALDVIGNTTGADLVDE, from the coding sequence ATGTTCCTTGATCGGGTTAAGATAAAAGTAATGGCCGGCGACGGCGGTAATGGCGTCACGGCATTCAGGCGCGAGAAATTTGTACCTCGCGGAGGTCCCTCCGGAGGCGACGGCGGCGTCGGAGGCAGCGTTTGGGTCGAATCTACCGAGGGTCTGAATACGCTGCTCCATCTTCGCTACAATCCGGAACATAAAGCTGAACGTGGTCGACACGGTGAGGGCTCGAACCGCTCCGGTAAGGACGGATCCGACGCTATCGTCAAAGTTCCGGTAGGAACGCAGGTCTTTGATGTCGAAACGAGCGAACTTCTCTTTGACTTTACCGAGCCGGGACAGCGATTCCTCGCTGCCAAAGGCGGGAAAGGCGGCTGGGGCAATGCACACTTCGCGACGCCGACGCGTCGCGCTCCGAAATTCCATTATACCGGCCGGCCCGGCGAAGAAAAAGAGCTTCAGCTAGAGCTTAAATTGATCGCAGATGTCGGACTTGTCGGATTTCCGAATGCGGGAAAGTCAACACTTATCAGCGTGATCTCTGCAGCCAAACCAAAGATCGCCGATTATCCTTTCACGACCCTCGAACCAAATCTGGGTGTTGTCGATGTTGGTGACTACAAGACCTTTGTGGTCGCCGATATTCCGGGCTTGATCGAAGGCGCCTCCACAGGTGCCGGGCTAGGCGACCGTTTCTTGCGTCATGTTGAACGGACCAAATTGATCCTCCATTTGGTTGACGTTTCCTCGCTCTCTGGCCGAGATCCTGTAAAGGATTACCAAACGATAAATACGGAATTGGCCGCCTATGATCCTGAGTTGGCCGCCAGGCCACAGATCGTCGTTGCAACTAAGATCGATGCACTCGACGAACCGGAGCGGTTAGAAAGTTTGAAGATCAGGGCCGAACAAGATGGCAAGCAATTCTTAGCGATATCATCCGTGGCAAACACAGGGATCAAAGAGCTGGTTTTCGAAGTTGTCAAAGCATTGGATGTTATAGGGAATACGACAGGGGCAGACCTTGTTGATGAGTAA
- the nadD gene encoding nicotinate (nicotinamide) nucleotide adenylyltransferase: MPDEFSTSTTVFEMKRIAYFGGTFDPVHNGHLTIAREIVKLFELDKFYFLPAYHAPHKPERPPTSAFHRFAMLCLATRSEANIAVSTIEVESGQRRYTIDTLPQLRNTHPLDKIYFVMGADSWAEITTWREWETLLLNFDHIVVTRPGYEIRLDHVTDAVRERVVDLREVDRIRSKTDIPGFRIYLTDAAFFDTSATALRDDLNDGHLERDNELPTEVAKYIEKYELYR, from the coding sequence ATGCCCGACGAATTTTCGACGAGTACGACGGTTTTTGAGATGAAGCGCATTGCATACTTTGGCGGGACGTTTGACCCGGTACATAACGGTCATTTGACGATAGCACGTGAGATCGTAAAGTTATTCGAACTCGATAAATTTTACTTTCTACCCGCCTATCACGCTCCGCATAAGCCCGAACGCCCGCCCACATCAGCATTCCACAGATTCGCCATGTTGTGCCTTGCAACCCGATCCGAAGCGAATATCGCGGTCTCCACGATCGAAGTAGAATCAGGTCAGAGGCGTTATACGATCGATACATTGCCGCAACTGAGAAATACCCATCCGCTAGACAAGATCTACTTCGTAATGGGTGCCGACTCGTGGGCAGAGATCACGACGTGGCGCGAGTGGGAAACGCTGCTTCTTAATTTCGATCATATTGTCGTGACGCGCCCCGGGTACGAGATTCGGCTCGACCACGTCACTGACGCCGTACGCGAACGGGTCGTCGATCTGCGAGAGGTTGACCGGATCAGGTCAAAAACGGACATTCCCGGCTTTCGGATATACCTGACCGATGCGGCATTTTTCGACACCTCAGCCACGGCTCTCCGTGATGACCTGAATGACGGCCATCTGGAACGCGACAACGAACTGCCGACCGAGGTTGCAAAATATATTGAAAAATACGAACTTTATAGATAA
- the rsfS gene encoding ribosome silencing factor: MEETQEKSLKRESVKVEIAKKVVTFDELDADVQLAVECALEKKAIEVVVLDLREIASFTEFFVIASGANQRQVQAIADEVREQLKKQLGSRLVRIEGYNSGEWVLLDFGDFIFHIFDKDAREFYDLERLWRDAGVVVVPKDLGVPNN; this comes from the coding sequence ATGGAAGAAACCCAGGAAAAATCTCTGAAACGTGAATCGGTCAAGGTAGAGATCGCGAAAAAGGTCGTTACGTTCGACGAACTTGACGCCGACGTGCAACTCGCCGTCGAATGTGCGTTGGAAAAGAAGGCGATCGAGGTCGTCGTGCTTGACCTTCGCGAAATCGCCAGCTTTACAGAGTTTTTTGTAATAGCGAGCGGTGCTAATCAACGACAAGTGCAGGCGATCGCTGACGAGGTTCGCGAACAACTCAAAAAGCAGCTTGGGTCGCGTCTCGTTCGTATTGAGGGTTACAACTCAGGCGAATGGGTGCTGCTCGACTTCGGCGACTTTATTTTTCACATTTTTGACAAAGATGCTCGCGAATTCTATGACCTCGAGCGACTGTGGCGCGATGCCGGCGTCGTTGTGGTCCCAAAAGACCTTGGTGTGCCAAACAACTGA
- a CDS encoding 23S rRNA (pseudouridine(1915)-N(3))-methyltransferase RlmH, which yields MKFSFIWVGKTRNENLRALQNDYLQRLSHFVKTSVTELKDGGSERPAEIEGKRILQTLNQKSLVVLLDVGGRTVTSHELAVEVKRWQDQGLKEVAFVIGGFDGVSPKVAERADIRLSLSILTFTHEMARVIILEQLYRAYSILNGLPYQK from the coding sequence ATGAAGTTCTCTTTTATTTGGGTCGGAAAAACAAGAAATGAGAATTTGCGGGCGCTGCAAAATGATTATTTGCAGCGTCTTTCGCATTTCGTAAAGACCTCGGTTACCGAACTCAAAGACGGCGGTTCAGAACGTCCGGCCGAAATTGAAGGCAAACGAATTCTGCAAACTCTGAATCAAAAGAGCTTAGTTGTTTTGTTGGATGTCGGAGGCCGAACTGTCACATCGCACGAATTAGCCGTTGAAGTTAAACGCTGGCAGGATCAGGGCCTGAAGGAGGTCGCTTTCGTCATAGGTGGATTCGACGGCGTATCCCCGAAGGTTGCCGAACGTGCCGATATTAGGTTATCCTTATCGATTCTGACGTTTACGCACGAGATGGCACGCGTGATCATATTAGAACAGCTTTATCGGGCATATTCGATCCTAAACGGTTTACCTTATCAGAAATGA
- a CDS encoding TraR/DksA family transcriptional regulator: MSKLNLKEIKKRLLAEKELLIEKLKGNDLSIDDSETPDPVDLAVRNYSKNVMLAVSENESRQLTLIDEALRRIDDKEFGDCQNCEQAINPKRLEAIPWARYCLNCQELVEQGLLDEE; the protein is encoded by the coding sequence ATGAGCAAATTGAATCTCAAAGAAATCAAGAAAAGACTCCTTGCCGAAAAGGAGTTGTTGATCGAAAAATTGAAAGGCAATGACCTTTCGATAGATGATTCCGAAACTCCGGATCCCGTCGATCTAGCCGTAAGAAATTATTCAAAGAACGTGATGTTGGCCGTCTCGGAAAATGAAAGCCGCCAGCTGACACTCATCGATGAAGCTCTTCGGAGGATCGACGACAAAGAGTTCGGCGACTGCCAGAACTGTGAGCAGGCTATCAATCCGAAACGGCTCGAAGCGATTCCGTGGGCCCGTTACTGCCTGAACTGTCAGGAGCTTGTCGAGCAAGGCTTGCTTGACGAAGAATAG
- a CDS encoding ComF family protein: protein MFESIPNTILSLVYPQQCTLCSRLVDSMDDGDVCSWCWEQTRFFTGLETLCARCGAFLSDAEPLFETYCHRCDDAFFDHARSLGPYRGAIAASVISLKHKPTIAGRLKKALVSVYFDNYPDTVSLIIPVPLSAKRRKERGFNQAAVIARIIADKAGISFDENSLMRTVHTPMHRAGMDRKARESTVKGVFSVKRRNLIDGQRILLVDDVFTSGATVSACSKVLKKNGAATVNVLTIGRAVITQ from the coding sequence ATGTTCGAATCAATTCCAAACACCATTCTCTCGCTCGTTTATCCCCAACAATGTACCCTTTGCAGCCGTCTTGTCGACTCGATGGATGATGGAGACGTATGCTCCTGGTGTTGGGAGCAAACCAGGTTCTTCACCGGATTAGAAACACTATGCGCCCGATGCGGCGCATTCCTGAGCGATGCTGAACCCTTGTTCGAGACATATTGCCACAGATGTGATGATGCATTTTTCGACCACGCCCGGTCGCTTGGGCCTTATCGCGGGGCCATAGCCGCATCCGTGATCAGCCTAAAGCACAAGCCGACGATCGCGGGTCGCCTAAAAAAGGCCCTCGTTTCAGTCTATTTCGATAATTATCCGGACACCGTATCGCTGATCATTCCCGTTCCGTTATCGGCAAAACGACGCAAAGAACGCGGCTTTAATCAGGCAGCGGTAATTGCACGTATCATCGCTGATAAGGCAGGAATATCATTTGATGAAAATAGCCTGATGCGTACGGTCCATACTCCAATGCACCGTGCAGGAATGGACCGTAAGGCTCGGGAATCCACGGTAAAGGGCGTATTCAGCGTCAAGCGTCGAAACCTGATCGATGGACAAAGGATACTCTTGGTCGACGATGTCTTCACTTCGGGAGCGACCGTTTCCGCTTGCTCAAAGGTCCTGAAAAAGAACGGCGCGGCGACGGTCAATGTGCTGACCATCGGACGCGCCGTAATTACACAGTAA
- a CDS encoding PQQ-dependent sugar dehydrogenase has translation MRRFRHCVCLAAAAAFVFAGMINAQSTPPFRLQQNFMTGLSSPILVTHAKDGTRRLFVVEQGGIIKVAAPGSSTTSNFMNITTRVLSGGERGLLGLAFHPQFATNSYFFVNYTRQTDGATVISRFKATNGNTVGDPNSEVPLLTIPQPFSNHNGGMIEFGPDGHLYIGMGDGGSANDPGARSQNINELLGKYLRITPNVTDENPSPAYTNPPTNPYVGVAGADEIYAIGVRNPWRWSFDRQTGQLWMGDVGQGQWEEAAIVTLGSNQGWRVYEGTQCTGLDNPLCIPGNFTMPVFQYANAGSPRCAITGGYVYRGVQNAMPRGAYLYADYCTGELLSWFNNQQNPLLDTNRLVTSFGEDEDGELYVVGSASGVGVVDKVIGSKTSADFDGDLRTDIGVFRPSTGVWYTQSSRNGAVDIIQFGLPGDIPTAKDYDGDFEADIGVFRPSTGTWYFLRSSDSTFGAVQFGSNGDIPAAGDYDGDGRSDFTVYRPSTGVWYSLRSRDVSVSFVLFGLDGDIPTPGDYDGDGRFDIAVWRPSDGVWYRLNSTNGSFFAERFGLSSDIPTQGDFDGDLKNDIAVFRPSNGVWYIKQSSTGGIQYITWGLNGDIPAVGDYDGDFRDDLAVFRPSTGVWYVRQSSNGALLAAQFGLDGDLPVPSYDKP, from the coding sequence ATGAGACGTTTTCGACATTGTGTATGCCTTGCTGCTGCTGCTGCGTTCGTCTTTGCCGGAATGATCAACGCGCAATCAACACCGCCGTTTCGTTTGCAGCAAAACTTTATGACCGGTCTTTCATCACCAATTTTGGTTACCCATGCCAAAGATGGAACGCGACGGCTTTTCGTCGTTGAGCAAGGCGGTATTATCAAGGTCGCGGCGCCGGGATCATCGACAACGTCGAATTTTATGAATATAACTACGCGGGTCCTTTCGGGCGGTGAGCGTGGTTTGCTAGGGCTCGCATTTCACCCTCAATTCGCAACGAATAGTTACTTTTTTGTTAACTACACTCGTCAGACTGACGGGGCAACGGTGATTTCGAGATTCAAGGCGACCAACGGCAATACCGTAGGTGACCCAAATAGTGAGGTTCCGCTTCTCACGATACCGCAGCCATTTTCTAATCATAATGGCGGAATGATCGAATTCGGACCCGACGGACATTTGTATATTGGTATGGGTGACGGCGGTTCGGCCAACGATCCGGGCGCGCGGTCACAGAACATCAATGAACTGCTAGGGAAGTATCTCCGGATCACTCCGAACGTAACTGACGAGAACCCAAGCCCCGCCTATACGAATCCGCCGACGAATCCTTATGTCGGAGTGGCGGGAGCAGATGAGATCTATGCCATCGGCGTACGAAATCCGTGGCGATGGTCGTTTGATCGTCAAACCGGGCAATTATGGATGGGTGATGTTGGTCAGGGACAATGGGAAGAAGCCGCTATAGTAACACTCGGCAGTAATCAAGGCTGGCGCGTTTACGAAGGAACGCAGTGCACCGGCCTCGATAATCCGTTGTGCATTCCCGGCAACTTTACGATGCCTGTTTTTCAATATGCCAACGCCGGGTCACCCCGATGTGCTATCACGGGTGGATATGTGTATCGCGGCGTCCAGAACGCGATGCCGCGTGGTGCTTATCTGTACGCGGACTATTGTACTGGCGAATTGCTTTCGTGGTTCAACAATCAGCAGAACCCATTGCTCGATACAAACCGATTGGTCACGTCATTCGGCGAAGATGAAGACGGAGAATTGTATGTTGTAGGATCGGCGAGCGGCGTCGGCGTCGTCGATAAGGTCATTGGCAGCAAGACGTCCGCAGACTTCGACGGTGATCTTAGAACTGACATCGGAGTATTCAGGCCGTCTACCGGCGTTTGGTACACCCAGAGCAGCCGAAACGGCGCCGTTGACATTATCCAATTCGGTCTGCCGGGCGACATTCCGACAGCAAAGGATTATGACGGTGACTTTGAAGCCGATATTGGAGTTTTCAGGCCGAGTACCGGAACATGGTATTTTCTGCGAAGCTCGGACAGTACATTTGGTGCGGTTCAATTTGGCAGTAACGGCGATATTCCGGCTGCGGGCGATTATGATGGAGACGGGAGATCGGATTTCACCGTATATCGGCCGTCCACAGGCGTTTGGTACTCGTTGAGAAGTCGCGACGTTTCTGTTTCGTTCGTGCTGTTCGGCCTCGATGGTGATATTCCGACGCCGGGCGATTACGATGGCGACGGCAGATTCGATATAGCGGTATGGCGACCGTCGGACGGCGTCTGGTATCGGTTGAATAGTACCAATGGCAGTTTCTTCGCGGAACGGTTTGGTTTGAGTTCCGACATCCCCACGCAGGGCGATTTTGACGGTGATCTAAAGAACGATATTGCCGTATTCAGGCCGTCCAACGGTGTTTGGTACATCAAGCAGAGCAGCACCGGCGGTATTCAGTATATTACGTGGGGTCTGAACGGTGACATACCGGCGGTCGGCGATTACGACGGCGACTTTCGCGATGACCTAGCGGTGTTCAGGCCGTCGACAGGTGTTTGGTACGTTCGCCAAAGTTCGAACGGCGCGTTGCTGGCAGCGCAGTTCGGGCTTGACGGAGATTTACCTGTTCCTAGCTACGACAAGCCTTAG
- the tsaD gene encoding tRNA (adenosine(37)-N6)-threonylcarbamoyltransferase complex transferase subunit TsaD, protein MLVLGIESSCDETAAAVVRNGNAILSSVIASQIELHQPYGGVVPEIASREHLAKIDTVIDQALGQAATTLDEVDAIAVTQGPGLVGSLLVGVCYAKALAFGLEKPLIAVNHIEGHVYSVVFENPPIEYPALALIVSGGHTNIFFVPRAGEYKVVSRTRDDAAGEAFDKVAKMLGLGYPGGPAIEAVARKGDPRSVKFTKAKISDGRPDLSFSGLKTAVSRYIRENEISNEGVGLKDQMIADLAASFQAAVVEALVSTLKKLADTYRPRTLIVAGGVACNSLLRAESEKMADAIAVPVYFPSKHLSTDNAAMISAAGYAHLARGERSDLKMTADVTLRLQNIENEDAELRRKRVHYRL, encoded by the coding sequence ATGTTGGTTCTCGGAATCGAAAGCTCGTGTGACGAGACCGCGGCCGCCGTGGTTCGCAACGGAAATGCGATCCTGTCGTCGGTGATCGCTTCGCAGATCGAACTTCACCAGCCTTATGGCGGTGTCGTGCCTGAAATCGCTTCGCGAGAACATCTTGCGAAGATCGATACCGTAATTGACCAGGCGCTTGGCCAAGCGGCGACAACGCTCGATGAGGTCGATGCGATCGCAGTGACTCAAGGGCCGGGCCTTGTCGGGTCGTTATTGGTGGGTGTTTGTTACGCTAAAGCCCTTGCTTTCGGTTTGGAGAAACCCCTTATCGCGGTAAATCACATTGAGGGGCATGTTTACTCGGTCGTATTCGAAAATCCTCCGATCGAGTATCCGGCTCTCGCTCTAATTGTTTCCGGCGGCCATACAAATATTTTCTTTGTGCCTCGCGCCGGCGAATACAAGGTCGTCTCAAGAACCCGAGACGATGCTGCGGGTGAAGCGTTCGATAAGGTTGCGAAAATGCTTGGGCTAGGTTATCCCGGCGGACCGGCGATCGAGGCCGTCGCTCGTAAGGGCGATCCTCGCTCTGTGAAATTCACGAAAGCAAAAATATCCGATGGCAGGCCGGATCTGAGTTTCAGCGGACTGAAGACCGCCGTTTCCCGTTATATCCGTGAGAACGAGATCTCGAACGAAGGTGTCGGGCTCAAAGATCAAATGATCGCCGACCTCGCGGCCAGTTTTCAGGCCGCTGTGGTCGAGGCTCTCGTAAGTACGCTCAAGAAACTCGCCGATACTTACAGGCCGCGTACGCTGATTGTGGCCGGCGGCGTCGCGTGCAACTCACTCTTGCGGGCTGAATCCGAGAAAATGGCCGATGCGATCGCGGTACCGGTCTACTTTCCTTCAAAGCATCTGTCAACGGACAACGCCGCGATGATATCTGCTGCCGGGTACGCTCACTTGGCAAGGGGCGAACGATCCGACCTGAAAATGACGGCGGACGTCACTCTTCGTCTGCAGAATATCGAGAATGAAGATGCCGAGCTTCGCCGGAAGCGGGTGCACTATCGCCTCTGA
- a CDS encoding DUF305 domain-containing protein, protein MRVYILVLFSLLMFGCAGTGGSKSGSENVQMNDSQSGVDHSKMDHSNMGHGSMDHSKMASSLGAAEAPIDLQFIDSMIAHHQGAVDMAKLGIGRAGRAEMKTFCAAVIADQEREITQMKRWRDEWFKNDGPAINMDFPGMREGMNGMDMSKLEALAGNDFDVEFVRQMIPHHEGALLMSRALIQRNDDKAPRPELKRLAESIIKAQDLEIAQMKKWLAEWTK, encoded by the coding sequence ATGAGAGTTTACATATTAGTTCTTTTTTCGTTATTGATGTTTGGGTGTGCCGGGACGGGCGGTTCCAAATCTGGTTCAGAGAATGTCCAAATGAATGATTCGCAGTCGGGTGTCGATCATTCGAAAATGGATCATTCAAATATGGGTCATGGGTCGATGGACCACTCCAAAATGGCCAGTTCTCTTGGAGCAGCAGAGGCTCCGATCGATCTGCAGTTCATCGATTCGATGATCGCACACCATCAGGGCGCCGTTGACATGGCGAAACTTGGTATCGGCCGCGCCGGGCGAGCGGAAATGAAGACTTTTTGTGCTGCTGTCATAGCCGACCAGGAACGCGAGATCACACAGATGAAACGCTGGCGTGACGAATGGTTCAAAAATGACGGTCCTGCGATAAATATGGACTTTCCTGGGATGCGCGAAGGTATGAATGGGATGGACATGAGCAAACTTGAAGCCCTTGCAGGAAACGATTTCGACGTAGAGTTCGTTCGTCAAATGATCCCGCATCACGAAGGTGCTCTGCTGATGTCTCGAGCGTTGATCCAACGCAATGACGACAAAGCTCCTCGGCCCGAGTTGAAGCGTCTTGCCGAAAGTATAATCAAGGCTCAGGATCTAGAGATCGCTCAAATGAAAAAATGGCTTGCGGAATGGACGAAGTAA